A stretch of the Pan paniscus chromosome 2, NHGRI_mPanPan1-v2.0_pri, whole genome shotgun sequence genome encodes the following:
- the LOC100967833 gene encoding LOW QUALITY PROTEIN: tyrosine-protein phosphatase non-receptor type 11-like (The sequence of the model RefSeq protein was modified relative to this genomic sequence to represent the inferred CDS: substituted 2 bases at 2 genomic stop codons) — protein MTSRKWFHPNITGVEAENLLLTRGVDGSFSARPSKSNPGDITLSVRRNGTVTHTKIQNTGDCYDLYGGEKFATLAELVQYYMEHHGQLKEKNGDVIELKNPLNCADPTSQRWFHGHLSGKEAEKLLTEKGKHSSFLVRESQSHPGDFVLSVCTGDDKGESNDGKSKVTHVMIHCQELKYDVGGGERFDALTDLVEHXKKNPMVETLGTVLQLKQPLNTTCTNAAEIESRVRELSKLAETTDKVRQGFWEEFETLQQQECKLLYSQKEGRRQENKTKNRYKGWIXKQNILPFDHRVVLHNGDPSEAVSDYINADIIVPEFETKCNNLKPKKSYIATQGCLQNTVNDFWRIVFQENSQVIVMTTKEVERGKSKRVKYWPDEYALKEYGIVHVRNVKESTTHDYKLRKLKLSKIGQGNMERMVWQYHLWTWLYHGVPCDPKGMLHFLDEVHHKQESIMDAGLVVVHCSAGIGQTGTFIVIDILIDIIREKGVDCEIDVPKTIQMVRSQRSEMVQTEAQYRFIYTVVQHHIETLQRRIEEEQKSKSKGHEYTNIKYSLVDQTSGDQSPLLPYTPMPPCAEMREESARVYENVGLMQQQKHLR, from the exons ATGACATCACGGAAATGGTTTCACCCAAATATCACTGGTGTGGAGGCAGAAAACCTACTGTTGACAAGAGGAGTTGATGGCAGTTTTTCGGCAAGGCCTAGTAAAAGTAACCCTGGAGACATCACACTTTCTGTTAGAAGAAATGGAACTGTCACCCACACCAAGATTCAGAACACTGGTGATTGCTATGACCTGTATGGAGGGGAGAAGTTTGCCACTTTGGCTGAGTTGGTCCAGTATTACATGGAACATCATGGGCAATTAAAAGAGAAGAATGGAGATGTTATTGAGCTTAAAAATCCTCTGAACTGTGCAGATCCTACTTCTCAAAGGTGGTTTCATGGACACCTCTCtggaaaagaagcagagaaattgttaactgaaaaaggaaaacatagtaGCTTTCTTGTACGAGAGAGCCAGAGCCACCCTGGAGATTTTGTTCTCTCCGTGTGCACCGGTGATGACAAAGGAGAGAGCAATGACGGCAAGTCTAAAGTGACTCATGTCATGATTCACTGTCAGGAACTGAAATACGATGTTGGTGGAGGAGAACGGTTTGATGCTTTGACAGATCTTGTGGAACATTAGAAGAAGAATCCTATGGTGGAAACACTGGGTACAGTACTACAACTCAAGCAGCCCCTTAACACGACTTGTACAAATGCTGCTGAAATAGAAAGCAGAGTTCGAGAACTAAGCAAattagctgagaccacagataaAGTCAGACAAGGCTTTTGGGAAGAATTTGAGACACTGCAACAACAGGAGTGCAAACTTCTCTACAGCCAAAAAGAGGGTCGAaggcaagaaaacaaaaccaaaaatagatataaaggctgg atataaaaacaaaacatcctGCCCTTTGATCATAGGGTTGTCCTACACAATGGTGATCCCAGTGAGGCTGTTTCAGATTACATCAATGCAGATATTATCGTGCCTGAATTTGAAACCAAGTGCAACAATTTGAAGCCCAAAAAGAGTTACATTGCCACACAAGGCTGCCTGCAAAACACTGTGAACGACTTTTGGAGGATAGTGTTCCAAGAAAACTCCCAGGTGATTGTCATGACAACGAAAGAAGTggagagaggaaagagtaaaCGTGTCAAATACTGGCCTGATGAGTATGCTCTAAAAGAATATGGCATCGTGCATGTTAGGAACGTCAAAGAAAGCACCACTCATGACTATAAGCTAAGAAAACTTAAACTTTCAAAGATTGGACAAGGGAATATGGAGAGAATGGTCTGGCAATACCACTTGTGGACCTGGCTGTACCACGGAGTGCCCTGCGACCCCAAGGGCATGCTGCACTTCCTGGACGAAGTGCACCATAAGCAGGAGAGCATCATGGATGCAGGGCTGGTCGTGGTGCACTGCAGTGCTGGCATTGGCCAGACAGGGACGTTCATTGTGATTGATATTCTTATTGACATCATCAGAGAGAAAGGTGTTGACTGCGAAATTGACGTTCCCAAAACCATCCAGATGGTGCGGTCTCAGAGGTCAGAGATGGTCCAGACAGAAGCACAGTACCGATTTATCTATACGGTGGTCCAGCATCATATTGAAACACTACAGCGCAGGATTGAAGAAGagcagaaaagcaagagcaaagggcacgaatatacaaatattaagtaTTCTCTAGTGGACCAGACGAGTGGGGATCAGAGCCCCCTCCTGCCTTATACTCCAATGCCACCCTGTgcagaaatgagagaagagagtGCCAGAGTCTATGAAAACGTGGGCCTGATGCAACAGCAGAAACATTTAAGATGA